A window of Nocardia arthritidis genomic DNA:
CTCGGTCCCGTTGTCCTGCCGGTGAGTTCGGACAAACTGCACACCGTAGACGAACTCCCCTACCCGGCGGCCACGACCGTCGGCGTCAAAATGGTCATGCTGTCCTGGGCGGTCTACCCTGCCATCGATCCCGACCGCCCTGCCGGATTGTCGCCGACGATCGTGAACCAGGAATTGCGCGACCGCAACGGTTTCCGCGGCGTCACCATCACCGACGCGCTCGAGGCCGGATCGCTCGACGCGTTCGGCACCACCGGTCAGCGGGCGGTGGCCGCCGCCGCGGCGGGCGTCGATCTCATCCTGTGCTCGGCGCGCGACATCAACCAAGGCGATGACGCCGCAACGGCACTCGCCGACGCCTACACCAACGGCACACTCGACCGCACCGCCTTCACCGATGCCGTCGACCGCATCACCGACCTGCGCGCCGGCCTCCCCTGAGTGTCACCGCCGCTGACCCGCGAGCGCCAGACCATCCCGAATCGCCTGCTCCACAGGCGAATACGCGCCGTCCGCGCGGTCGAGCACGCAGGGTTCGCGCAGTAGCAGGGGCGGTTGAGCCATGAACTTCGGGCGGCCAGCGCGATTGCGCTGAGCCGCGTGGATCAGGAACGGATGGCATAGATACACATCGCCTGCCTGTCCGGTGGCGAGCGCGAAGGGCAGATCGGCGTCCGAGTTGTAGAGGTCGATCAGCGGCGGCGCCACCATGGCCAGTCCCTCGTCACCGGGCGGTTGATCGCTCGGGAATCGAATAGGCCAGCCGCCCAAGCTATTCGGCACGACGCGACATCTCGCCACCGATTTTCCGCGGCTCGCGGGCTGTTCGACGCCGACCGGGCGGATATAGAACGGAGTGGTGACAACTCACCTTCTCGATCGCGCACACGCCATCCTCCGCGAAACCCCGGTGGTGGACGGCCACAACGATCTCGCGTGGGCCATGCGAATCCACGCCGGTTACGACCTCGACGCCATCGATCCGGCGGCGGATCAGCGCGCCAGATTCCACACCGATCTCGACCGGCTGCGCGCCGGTGGGGTCGGCGCGCAGTTCTGGTCGGTGTACGTGCCCGGCGATCGGTCCGGGGATCACGCCGTCAGCGCCACCCTCGAACAGATCGATTTCGTCCGGACGCTGACCGAAAGGTTCCCGGAGCGATTGCGATTGGCGTGCACCGCCGACGAGATGGAATCCGCGCGGGCCGCGGGCCGGATCGCCTCGCTGATGGGCGCCGAAGGCGGCCACAGCATCGACTGTTCGCTCGCCACCCTGCGTGCCCTGCACAGTTTGGGCGTCCGGTACATGACGCTCACCCACAACGAGAATGTGCCGTGGGCGGATTCGGCCACCGACGAGCCGAAAGCGGGCGGGCTCACCGCATTCGGCGCGGAGGTGGTGCGGGAGATGAACCGGCTCGGCATGCTGGTGGACCTCTCACACGCCTCTCCCGACACCATGCGCGCCGCCATCGCGATATCCGAAGCACCCGTGATCTTTTCGCACTCGAGCGCACGTGCGCTCTGCGACCACCCGCGCAATATCCCCGACGATGTGCTGGCCACACTGCCCGCCAACGGCGGTATCGCGATGGCCAATTTCGTCGGCTATTTCCTGCTGCCCGCCGGTAAGGAGTGGCAGGAGCGGGCGGATGAATACCTGAGCGCCAACGGTTTTCACTGGCTGGACTGGTCGCGGGAGGCGGCCCGGTGCCGACGGGAATTCGCGGCGGCCAACCCGCGCCCGCCACTCACCGTAGCGACGGTGGCCGACCACATCGATCATCTCCGTGAGATGGTCGGCGTCGACCATATCGGCATCGGCGGCGACTTCGACGGCACCACCTATCTGCCCACCGGACTGGA
This region includes:
- a CDS encoding dipeptidase, with translation MTTHLLDRAHAILRETPVVDGHNDLAWAMRIHAGYDLDAIDPAADQRARFHTDLDRLRAGGVGAQFWSVYVPGDRSGDHAVSATLEQIDFVRTLTERFPERLRLACTADEMESARAAGRIASLMGAEGGHSIDCSLATLRALHSLGVRYMTLTHNENVPWADSATDEPKAGGLTAFGAEVVREMNRLGMLVDLSHASPDTMRAAIAISEAPVIFSHSSARALCDHPRNIPDDVLATLPANGGIAMANFVGYFLLPAGKEWQERADEYLSANGFHWLDWSREAARCRREFAAANPRPPLTVATVADHIDHLREMVGVDHIGIGGDFDGTTYLPTGLDDVSGYPNLIAELLRRGWSATDIGKLTWHNAVRVLRAAENVARDLRRTRRPSIATIEQLDGTTPA